The Sporosarcina ureae genome includes a region encoding these proteins:
- a CDS encoding sensor histidine kinase, which produces MIRIFLKERVSWILFFLFLQLLVLAMGYLDTSVPFTSTVYIAFISVLSFVLFIVARYGKETKYYKHIHSVEPSFDLTTIPEANSPFETITHEKISEQIQVYKNQLDKLQTDLEQEKDDILNWIHEVKTPLTTLQLMIERTEDPALRSQLMYEWLRIHLLLDQQLHQKRIPFIQNDLYIEKVDVQKLLFQEIKSLKQWCMQKRIGFDVSLETIDVLTDAKWLGFISRQLLTNAVKYSEDSDIRIRCTSQNGITTLSIEDFGQGIAPRDVSRIFDKGFTGTANHQNHAATGMGLYLAKQVAESLLITIKVESTVGKGTRFSLIFAKENEMIRIARM; this is translated from the coding sequence ATGATACGAATATTTCTAAAAGAACGTGTGAGTTGGATACTGTTCTTCCTCTTCTTGCAACTACTCGTTCTAGCAATGGGCTATTTAGACACGAGCGTTCCATTTACGTCTACTGTCTATATAGCATTCATTTCCGTTTTATCTTTCGTTCTATTTATCGTTGCACGTTATGGAAAAGAAACAAAATACTATAAACACATCCATTCAGTAGAGCCATCATTCGATCTGACTACAATACCTGAAGCTAACAGTCCTTTTGAAACAATTACTCACGAAAAAATTTCCGAACAAATTCAAGTGTATAAAAACCAGTTGGATAAATTGCAAACCGATCTAGAGCAAGAAAAAGATGACATATTGAATTGGATACATGAAGTGAAAACGCCCTTGACGACGTTGCAATTAATGATCGAACGTACGGAAGATCCTGCGCTTCGTTCACAGTTGATGTATGAGTGGCTTCGCATTCATTTGCTACTGGATCAGCAACTTCATCAAAAGCGTATTCCATTCATCCAGAATGATTTGTATATCGAAAAAGTCGATGTACAGAAGTTGCTATTTCAGGAGATAAAATCATTAAAGCAATGGTGTATGCAAAAACGAATCGGTTTTGATGTATCATTGGAAACAATAGACGTACTGACCGATGCCAAATGGCTTGGCTTCATTAGTAGACAATTACTGACGAATGCAGTGAAATACAGTGAGGATTCGGACATACGTATTCGGTGTACTAGCCAGAACGGCATCACCACGTTATCGATTGAAGATTTTGGGCAGGGCATTGCGCCAAGAGACGTATCTCGTATTTTCGATAAAGGCTTCACTGGAACAGCAAACCATCAAAATCATGCGGCTACAGGAATGGGGCTGTACTTAGCAAAACAAGTAGCAGAATCTCTCTTGATTACAATTAAAGTAGAGTCAACAGTAGGAAAAGGTACGCGGTTCTCTTTGATCTTTGCAAAAGAAAACGAAATGATACGTATAGCGCGTATGTAA
- a CDS encoding ABC transporter permease, protein MTLNQLIFRNIKKNIKHYYVYIFALVFSVGLYFSFVTLQFDPALDDATGGVKGAAAIKTGSVFLIVIVSVFLLYANNLFIKRRSKEIGLFQLIGMTKGTVFRILSVENFVLYIGSLVIGILLGFSMSRLLMLILFKVTGVTDIATLRFSSEALVRTLIVFAAIFVLILIMNALFIKRQSILSLFRVTTVTQQRVKKMTIFQAVVGVFGILLIVFGYYLSSRLFSSVFLGDQLFLVMIIILASVVMGTYLFYKGSVSFIFNLIRKRKGGYLNVNDVLSLSSIMFRMKSNSFLLMIITSLSALSIALLSLSYISYYSVEKSVERTIPADFTIPDTTRAMEFTQALESESIAYTETAIDLLTTPVDLSRVLSIPGGDSQDVSYTETEMIVISDEGLSEIDVAEKEVLFVNSDSLTQNFMKFQANQQVVFRGTEHIYDLTLKGTEKVAVLPTRVTYAFVVAVVDVQVFRKMNEDKDPSITSEFTKYHGVDIENEDDLEKANDIFNVLGINDWAGHESKFEERTKQMQGAGMMMFIVGFLGLAFLVTSGCILYFKQMDESEDEKSNYTILRKLGYTQTDLLKGVQRKQLFNFGIPLVVGLFHSYFAVKSGWFLFGTEMLAPTIIVMFIYTALYSIFGLLSVLNYKRVIKDSL, encoded by the coding sequence ATGACGCTTAATCAGCTGATTTTCCGCAATATCAAGAAAAATATCAAGCATTATTATGTGTATATCTTTGCTTTGGTTTTTAGCGTAGGTTTGTATTTTTCATTTGTCACGCTGCAATTCGATCCAGCATTGGACGATGCAACAGGAGGAGTGAAAGGTGCTGCAGCTATTAAAACAGGTTCAGTTTTTCTAATTGTGATCGTGTCTGTATTCTTGCTATATGCTAACAATCTATTCATTAAACGACGCAGTAAGGAGATAGGATTATTCCAATTGATCGGGATGACGAAAGGAACCGTTTTCCGTATTTTAAGTGTAGAGAATTTCGTGTTATATATCGGCTCTCTCGTTATAGGGATACTCTTAGGATTTTCGATGTCACGATTACTCATGCTTATTCTATTTAAGGTCACTGGTGTAACGGATATTGCAACTTTACGTTTCTCATCAGAAGCTTTGGTTCGGACACTGATTGTATTTGCGGCAATCTTTGTATTAATTTTGATCATGAATGCGCTATTCATTAAACGGCAAAGTATATTATCTTTGTTCCGTGTAACAACTGTGACGCAACAGCGGGTCAAAAAGATGACAATATTCCAGGCGGTTGTCGGTGTGTTCGGTATTCTACTCATTGTATTCGGCTATTATTTATCATCCCGATTATTTAGTAGTGTGTTCCTAGGCGATCAGCTATTTCTGGTGATGATTATCATACTAGCTTCTGTCGTCATGGGAACATATTTGTTCTATAAAGGCTCCGTTAGCTTTATCTTTAACTTGATTCGTAAACGTAAAGGAGGATATCTGAACGTTAACGACGTGCTGTCTCTCTCTTCAATTATGTTTCGAATGAAATCGAATTCATTTTTATTAATGATTATTACTTCATTATCTGCGCTATCCATAGCGTTACTGTCGTTAAGTTATATATCATACTACTCAGTAGAGAAGTCAGTAGAGCGAACTATTCCGGCCGACTTTACTATTCCTGATACTACACGTGCAATGGAATTTACACAGGCACTTGAAAGTGAAAGCATTGCCTATACAGAGACAGCTATTGATCTATTGACTACACCTGTTGATTTATCGAGAGTTCTATCTATTCCGGGTGGGGATAGTCAAGATGTGAGTTATACCGAAACAGAAATGATTGTCATTAGTGATGAGGGATTGTCGGAGATAGACGTAGCAGAAAAGGAAGTGCTCTTCGTCAACTCCGATAGTTTGACGCAAAACTTCATGAAATTCCAAGCGAATCAGCAAGTCGTATTTCGAGGCACAGAACATATATATGATCTGACACTAAAAGGGACAGAAAAGGTAGCCGTTCTTCCGACGCGTGTGACCTATGCTTTTGTCGTCGCGGTAGTAGATGTTCAAGTATTTAGGAAAATGAATGAAGATAAAGATCCTTCCATAACATCGGAATTCACTAAGTATCATGGAGTGGATATCGAGAATGAAGACGATCTAGAAAAAGCGAATGATATATTTAATGTGTTGGGAATAAACGACTGGGCAGGACATGAATCGAAGTTTGAGGAAAGAACAAAACAAATGCAAGGCGCAGGTATGATGATGTTTATTGTAGGATTCCTCGGCCTTGCTTTCCTTGTCACTTCTGGCTGCATCTTATACTTTAAACAAATGGACGAAAGTGAAGATGAAAAATCGAACTACACTATTCTTCGTAAACTGGGCTATACACAAACAGATTTGCTAAAAGGGGTTCAACGAAAGCAGCTATTTAATTTCGGTATTCCGTTAGTCGTTGGTCTCTTCCACAGCTATTTCGCGGTGAAATCTGGCTGGTTCTTATTCGGTACTGAAATGCTGGCGCCCACGATTATTGTGATGTTCATCTATACGGCACTATATTCTATATTTGGCTTACTTTCCGTATTGAATTACAAGCGTGTGATTAAAGATTCTTTATAA
- a CDS encoding YqhG family protein: MHSTEIHTYLHKFFTENDCEILHGNEHYLTVQLTIDMDKRIMNRPFYWRYIESVNEVPNPAQLTLITDMQQLQNGMKGEVIHLGSPRLHQLFQVTKEMGQYVKMYERTEEGTSDQLILTPWIGVNYKVSFTSHQTKEILYSVGMNLMTGAVIKEFHETVSMRDLSDQSSEQVFHLPYIITPIRALDRLDAVISQIIEDEDLTWVEEAEKRWRKDQAVLDYFYEGQEPKPECYEMEKQAMEERFKPRITVEVVSGGLFYLK; encoded by the coding sequence ATGCATTCAACGGAAATCCATACGTATCTTCACAAATTTTTCACGGAGAATGACTGTGAGATACTTCATGGAAACGAACATTATCTAACTGTACAGTTGACCATCGATATGGATAAAAGAATTATGAACCGTCCTTTTTATTGGAGGTATATAGAAAGCGTAAATGAAGTACCAAATCCCGCACAGCTCACGTTAATTACAGATATGCAACAGTTGCAAAACGGAATGAAGGGGGAAGTAATCCACCTTGGATCTCCGCGGCTACATCAATTATTTCAAGTAACTAAGGAAATGGGACAATATGTGAAAATGTATGAACGTACAGAGGAGGGTACTAGCGATCAACTGATATTGACTCCCTGGATCGGTGTCAATTATAAAGTATCATTTACCAGTCATCAAACAAAAGAGATACTGTATTCAGTAGGTATGAATTTGATGACAGGGGCAGTCATAAAAGAGTTCCATGAGACTGTTAGTATGCGGGATTTGTCCGATCAGTCATCTGAACAAGTATTTCATTTGCCTTATATCATCACACCTATTCGCGCGCTTGATCGATTGGATGCTGTAATTTCTCAAATAATTGAAGACGAAGACCTGACATGGGTGGAGGAAGCAGAAAAGCGATGGAGGAAAGATCAAGCGGTATTAGATTATTTCTACGAGGGACAAGAACCTAAACCTGAATGTTACGAGATGGAGAAGCAGGCCATGGAAGAACGTTTTAAGCCACGGATTACGGTAGAAGTAGTAAGTGGTGGGTTATTTTATTTGAAATAG
- a CDS encoding response regulator transcription factor, translating into MFTIMLIEDDQTLFEEIKERLTQWSYSVEGIRDFGNVLQEFTEIKPDLVIIDIQLPKFDGFHWCRMIRTHSNVPIIFLSSRDHPTDIVMSMQLGADDFVQKPFHFDVLIAKIQAILRRVYNYSIDQTLEVKTWCDAAVDFVKGTLTNENGTIELTKNEIYILKILIKRKNEIVSREEIITSLWDDERFVSDNTLTVNVNRLRKRIAEIGLVDVIETKVGQGYMAKEKQL; encoded by the coding sequence GTGTTTACAATTATGCTAATCGAAGATGATCAAACATTATTTGAGGAAATAAAAGAACGTTTAACGCAATGGTCTTACTCAGTGGAGGGGATCCGAGATTTTGGAAACGTACTGCAAGAATTCACGGAAATCAAACCGGATCTTGTAATAATCGATATTCAATTACCAAAGTTCGATGGATTCCATTGGTGCCGGATGATTCGAACGCATTCGAATGTCCCAATTATTTTTCTATCTTCACGGGATCATCCGACTGATATAGTGATGTCGATGCAACTCGGAGCTGATGATTTCGTTCAAAAGCCGTTTCACTTTGACGTATTGATCGCAAAGATTCAAGCAATATTACGCCGTGTGTATAACTATAGTATCGATCAGACTTTAGAAGTGAAAACGTGGTGTGATGCCGCTGTGGATTTTGTGAAAGGTACGCTCACTAATGAGAACGGGACTATTGAGTTGACGAAAAATGAAATATACATTCTAAAAATATTAATAAAAAGAAAGAATGAAATCGTATCAAGGGAAGAAATCATCACAAGTCTTTGGGATGATGAACGTTTTGTTAGTGATAATACGCTGACGGTTAACGTCAACCGTTTACGTAAACGGATCGCGGAGATTGGCTTGGTAGATGTGATCGAAACAAAAGTGGGGCAAGGGTATATGGCAAAGGAAAAGCAATTATGA
- a CDS encoding VWA domain-containing protein, whose product MKRSKIIRDHRSVLNTDAFDKRRFKELFEMSDGLQKVREEGQLPTTEALLGDVWASLYKMKPRIVLERIDPALKPNKTIIEKLMKDERFEEYRNFTRLDDLAATVCTVKLVEKINLWLAEAKAMDDDLLKKMEDVDALQDDVPVDHLDEPQDVIENGPIQELADATDQLNDQLEFTLETNGERFLQAIDEAVEESIKVKDSLISLMGGSSAGKGDAELKKVPLREQLAVADQVAMDPKMQEIAEWAGRFQEVARQKQKTNYVEAIERRGVTIGSEIERLLPMELGLYANGSTKKDFLRRFAEGNTMQFEQKKRENLGKGPIIFCLDQSGSMKLLDNQSKGFILALLSIAKKQRRDLCVLLFSTIIQKEVFTKGNITSNELARLARTYLGGGTDFTLSLQGALEVLEDSTFKHADIIFVSDGEDEISDSFLTEFNEKKKQKEFNVLTLALGKDTTIAESFSDRVLHITDFADNGSFIAFEI is encoded by the coding sequence ATGAAAAGAAGTAAAATTATTCGGGATCATCGCTCCGTACTGAATACAGATGCATTTGATAAAAGGCGCTTTAAAGAATTGTTTGAGATGTCAGACGGTTTGCAAAAGGTCAGGGAAGAAGGACAATTGCCAACTACTGAAGCATTGCTTGGTGACGTTTGGGCGTCGCTATATAAAATGAAGCCAAGAATTGTGCTAGAGCGAATAGATCCAGCACTGAAACCGAACAAAACGATTATAGAAAAGCTGATGAAAGATGAACGTTTTGAAGAATATAGAAACTTTACTCGACTGGATGATCTGGCGGCAACTGTCTGCACTGTTAAATTAGTTGAGAAAATCAATCTATGGCTAGCGGAAGCAAAAGCTATGGATGATGACTTACTGAAGAAAATGGAAGACGTAGACGCGCTACAAGATGACGTGCCAGTTGACCATTTAGATGAACCACAGGACGTAATAGAAAATGGCCCCATACAAGAACTAGCGGATGCTACGGATCAGTTAAATGATCAACTCGAATTTACACTTGAAACGAATGGCGAACGATTTCTGCAAGCGATTGATGAAGCGGTAGAAGAGTCGATTAAAGTAAAAGACAGCCTAATTTCCCTGATGGGTGGGAGCAGTGCAGGTAAAGGAGACGCAGAGTTAAAGAAAGTGCCGTTGCGTGAACAACTTGCAGTGGCAGACCAAGTCGCGATGGATCCGAAAATGCAAGAAATTGCAGAGTGGGCTGGTCGTTTTCAAGAAGTAGCGCGTCAAAAGCAGAAGACAAATTATGTAGAGGCGATCGAGAGACGTGGTGTAACTATTGGGAGTGAAATAGAACGTCTCTTACCGATGGAATTGGGATTATATGCAAATGGCTCGACGAAAAAAGATTTCTTACGCCGCTTTGCAGAGGGCAACACGATGCAGTTTGAACAGAAGAAGCGAGAGAATCTTGGCAAAGGCCCCATTATCTTTTGCCTGGACCAATCAGGAAGTATGAAGTTGCTTGATAATCAGTCAAAAGGATTCATCTTGGCGCTTCTATCAATCGCCAAGAAACAACGCCGGGATCTATGCGTTCTATTATTTTCTACAATCATTCAAAAAGAAGTGTTCACTAAAGGGAATATCACTTCAAATGAACTTGCACGACTTGCCAGAACATATTTAGGTGGCGGAACCGACTTTACACTATCACTGCAAGGAGCTCTTGAAGTGCTGGAAGATAGCACTTTCAAACATGCGGATATTATTTTTGTTAGTGATGGAGAAGATGAAATTAGCGATAGTTTTCTTACTGAATTCAATGAGAAGAAAAAACAAAAAGAATTCAATGTGCTCACATTAGCACTCGGGAAAGATACGACGATCGCAGAATCATTTTCAGACCGAGTACTTCATATAACCGATTTTGCCGATAATGGTAGCTTTATTGCTTTTGAAATCTGA
- a CDS encoding DEAD/DEAH box helicase, with translation MLIERSSSWKEGFIQRLENHEPWNNSVLYNLSYAITKNNLITDFTGLQSLAYLPNVKPLPHQIEAAERVIEQMNGKAILADEVGLGKTIEAGLIIKEYLLRGLVKKVLILVPASLVNQWVEELYTKFHIPALLYKKNYELDYVDVVVMSMDTAKRSPHKEKIVAQDYDLIIVDEAHKLKNHKTISYEFVQSLKKKFCLLLTATPIQNDTFELFYLVTLLKQGHLGNYDEFSSVFSAKNRDEERDSYLKELVSQVMVRNRRQDTGVEWSTRKVHTVPITFTNYERQAYTAISNLKQISPVFSGAFSTMTLQREMCSSPEATIGTLRKLLPECKQVDEITHVEEVIRQLEKLSIHSKAKKATELIKQANEKVIIFTEYRMTQLYLSDYLYENGISNVIFNGKLSKSSREWIKHLFKQQAQVLIATESGAEGINLQFCHHVINYDLPWNPMKLEQRIGRVHRLGQEHDVQIYNLAVKETIDDHVMNVLQGKIETFEQVVGELDDILEMKERSM, from the coding sequence TTGCTAATTGAAAGATCGTCTTCTTGGAAAGAAGGATTTATTCAACGACTTGAAAACCATGAACCATGGAATAATTCAGTTCTGTATAACTTGAGCTATGCCATCACAAAAAATAATTTAATAACAGATTTTACTGGATTGCAGTCACTTGCTTACTTACCAAACGTAAAACCGTTACCCCATCAAATAGAGGCGGCTGAACGAGTGATTGAACAGATGAATGGCAAAGCGATTTTAGCAGATGAAGTTGGGCTCGGTAAAACCATTGAAGCAGGTCTCATCATTAAGGAATACTTGCTGCGAGGCCTTGTGAAAAAAGTGCTAATTCTAGTACCTGCTTCGCTCGTTAATCAATGGGTGGAAGAGTTGTATACAAAATTCCACATCCCTGCGCTGCTGTACAAAAAGAATTACGAGCTTGATTATGTGGACGTAGTCGTCATGAGTATGGATACAGCCAAACGTAGTCCGCATAAAGAGAAAATCGTAGCGCAAGACTATGATTTGATTATTGTAGATGAAGCGCATAAGTTAAAAAATCATAAGACCATTAGCTATGAATTTGTACAAAGTTTGAAAAAGAAATTTTGTTTATTGCTTACAGCTACACCGATTCAAAATGATACGTTTGAATTGTTTTATCTAGTGACGTTACTCAAACAAGGTCACTTAGGAAACTATGACGAGTTTTCATCCGTATTTTCTGCTAAAAATCGTGATGAAGAACGGGATAGTTATTTAAAAGAACTAGTCAGCCAAGTTATGGTACGAAACAGGCGGCAAGACACGGGTGTAGAATGGTCCACGCGGAAAGTTCATACAGTTCCAATCACATTCACAAACTATGAAAGACAAGCCTACACAGCCATATCCAACCTGAAACAAATATCACCGGTATTTTCAGGTGCATTTTCTACGATGACATTACAAAGGGAAATGTGTAGTAGCCCCGAGGCGACAATCGGTACATTGAGGAAGTTATTGCCGGAATGTAAACAGGTTGATGAAATTACACATGTGGAAGAAGTCATTAGACAATTGGAGAAATTATCGATTCATTCAAAAGCTAAAAAGGCAACGGAATTGATTAAACAAGCGAATGAAAAAGTAATTATTTTTACTGAGTATCGGATGACACAGTTGTATCTAAGTGATTATCTGTATGAAAATGGAATATCGAATGTTATTTTCAATGGCAAGCTAAGCAAGAGTAGCCGTGAATGGATTAAGCATTTGTTCAAGCAACAAGCACAAGTGCTGATCGCAACAGAGTCTGGAGCAGAAGGAATTAACTTGCAATTTTGCCATCACGTCATCAATTACGATCTCCCTTGGAACCCAATGAAGTTAGAACAGCGAATTGGTCGTGTGCATCGATTAGGACAAGAGCACGATGTACAGATTTATAATCTGGCTGTGAAAGAAACGATTGATGATCATGTGATGAATGTTTTGCAAGGAAAGATTGAAACATTTGAACAAGTAGTGGGCGAATTAGATGATATTTTGGAAATGAAAGAACGGTCTATGTGA
- a CDS encoding ABC transporter ATP-binding protein, which produces MVILQATKIYKTYGNKFNKQEVLRALDLEVQKGEFVSIMGASGSGKTTLLNVLSSIDRVSQGTISIEGQNLNDMKEKQMAEFRKRHLGFIFQDYNLLDTLTVKENILLPLSVQKVSRKLANEKFLAVAEELGISEIATKYPNEISGGQKQRTSAARAFIHDPSIIFADEPTGALDSKAASDLLNKLSDLNMKRNASIVMVTHDPLAASFSERVVFIKDGQIYTQLNKGDQTRNEFFNDIIKTQGVLGGVQHDA; this is translated from the coding sequence ATGGTAATTTTACAAGCAACGAAAATCTATAAAACATACGGCAATAAATTCAATAAACAGGAAGTGTTACGCGCGTTGGACCTTGAAGTACAAAAAGGTGAATTCGTCAGCATTATGGGGGCATCGGGATCGGGGAAAACAACTCTCCTGAACGTCCTTTCATCCATTGATCGCGTTAGCCAGGGAACGATCAGTATAGAAGGGCAGAACCTCAACGATATGAAAGAAAAGCAAATGGCGGAATTCCGAAAACGTCATTTGGGCTTCATCTTTCAGGACTATAACCTACTCGATACGTTAACAGTAAAAGAAAACATACTGCTTCCACTATCGGTGCAGAAAGTATCAAGAAAACTAGCCAATGAAAAATTCCTTGCAGTGGCGGAGGAATTGGGTATTTCCGAAATTGCTACTAAATATCCAAATGAAATTTCAGGTGGTCAAAAGCAAAGAACGTCTGCCGCACGAGCATTTATCCATGATCCGAGCATCATTTTTGCGGATGAACCAACAGGCGCTCTTGACTCAAAAGCAGCATCCGATTTGTTGAACAAACTAAGTGATCTCAATATGAAGAGAAATGCTTCTATCGTCATGGTTACTCATGATCCTCTCGCCGCAAGTTTTAGTGAGCGTGTAGTGTTCATCAAAGATGGACAAATCTACACGCAACTGAATAAAGGAGACCAAACGCGTAACGAATTTTTTAATGACATCATCAAAACGCAAGGTGTGTTGGGTGGTGTGCAACATGACGCTTAA
- the nadX gene encoding aspartate dehydrogenase: MKIGIIGTGNIAQYLLESINRNGKVDAEIVSIFGRNQKVGPRLESQYSAKFYTNFQEFIQSPVDVVVEAATVGVAMEHMEEVLDNKKDLILSSIGALKDVGFLNEMKEVARQNQQHIYLPSGAIGGLDLLQSANSLGGLKEVRITTRKSYQSLGLDVKYVEECIFDGAAIDAIEKFPKNVNVALLLSIAGLGADKTAVRVIADPKVQQNTHTIEAKGDFGNMNLVIENEPMPNNPKTSYLAALSIVSTLQNRGNAITVGS, translated from the coding sequence ATGAAAATCGGCATAATTGGAACTGGCAATATTGCGCAGTATCTATTAGAAAGTATCAATAGGAATGGCAAAGTAGACGCTGAAATTGTCTCGATATTCGGACGTAATCAAAAAGTAGGACCTAGGCTAGAATCACAGTATAGCGCAAAGTTCTATACAAACTTTCAGGAGTTCATTCAATCACCTGTCGATGTAGTCGTGGAAGCTGCAACGGTGGGAGTGGCGATGGAGCATATGGAAGAAGTGCTGGACAATAAGAAAGACTTGATATTGAGTAGTATCGGGGCACTTAAAGATGTCGGGTTTTTGAATGAAATGAAAGAAGTCGCACGGCAGAATCAGCAACATATTTATCTACCTTCAGGGGCGATTGGTGGACTGGATCTTCTACAATCAGCCAACTCATTGGGTGGATTAAAAGAAGTACGGATTACAACTAGGAAGTCCTACCAATCACTGGGACTGGATGTGAAATATGTAGAAGAATGCATTTTTGATGGTGCAGCAATAGATGCTATTGAAAAGTTTCCTAAAAACGTCAATGTGGCATTATTATTATCGATTGCAGGACTTGGCGCGGATAAGACGGCAGTACGCGTTATAGCGGACCCGAAAGTTCAACAAAACACACATACTATTGAAGCAAAAGGTGATTTCGGTAACATGAATTTAGTAATTGAAAATGAACCCATGCCAAATAACCCTAAAACAAGCTATCTGGCGGCATTGAGTATAGTATCTACTTTACAAAATCGAGGGAATGCGATTACCGTCGGAAGCTGA
- a CDS encoding AAA family ATPase: protein MDTNIKKLHEIKKALNAKFFERENEVEGILVALLSKQHMLMIGPAGTAKSALSVELAKIVNGTSYFQWLLTRFSTPEEVFGPLSLKDLEEGVYKRNTATKMPEAHLVFLDEIFKANSAILNSLLTLINERLFYNDGQPIEAPLMSVIGASNEYPEEGEGLEALFDRFLLRFEINFIADESNFVSMMKDEGEHVDIPTMHLDDLVQLQQMTSGVHIPDEVYETLSTIRRELQDEGIQPSDRRFKQSLGILQARALIHQRESVQTDDLVILENALWETLDQKETVCNIVRKHSQDGIAQRLSAIENEANEIYDSAVRDQSTEAGMEAVQKISALSTELDELKEKNRSRAAEVDHLQEQINSLKKEVESSRMDAAYYGETNEKTDGNGEQHGVFFRM, encoded by the coding sequence ATGGATACGAATATAAAGAAGTTACATGAAATAAAAAAGGCATTAAACGCAAAGTTTTTTGAACGTGAAAACGAAGTAGAAGGAATTTTAGTAGCTCTCCTTTCTAAACAGCATATGTTGATGATTGGGCCAGCGGGGACAGCGAAATCAGCATTATCAGTGGAGTTGGCAAAGATCGTCAATGGTACGTCTTATTTTCAATGGTTATTGACAAGATTCAGTACCCCAGAAGAAGTATTCGGACCATTGTCGTTAAAAGATTTAGAAGAAGGCGTATATAAGCGCAATACTGCTACGAAAATGCCGGAAGCACATTTGGTGTTTTTGGATGAAATTTTCAAAGCAAACTCTGCAATATTAAACAGTTTATTGACTTTAATTAACGAAAGACTATTTTATAATGATGGACAACCTATTGAAGCCCCATTAATGTCGGTAATTGGTGCGTCTAACGAATATCCTGAAGAAGGAGAAGGGCTCGAAGCATTATTTGACCGCTTCCTGTTACGTTTCGAAATTAATTTCATTGCGGATGAATCAAACTTTGTATCGATGATGAAAGATGAAGGTGAACATGTCGACATTCCGACGATGCATCTGGATGACTTAGTGCAACTTCAACAGATGACCAGCGGAGTGCATATTCCTGATGAAGTATATGAGACATTATCTACAATCCGAAGAGAACTTCAAGACGAAGGAATTCAGCCGTCCGATCGTCGATTCAAACAATCTTTGGGTATTTTACAAGCGAGAGCCTTGATCCATCAAAGAGAGTCTGTACAGACGGATGATCTGGTGATTCTTGAGAATGCACTCTGGGAGACTTTGGATCAAAAAGAGACTGTTTGCAACATTGTTCGTAAACATTCACAAGATGGTATAGCACAACGGCTTTCGGCCATTGAAAACGAAGCGAATGAAATCTATGATTCCGCGGTACGTGATCAGTCAACTGAAGCAGGTATGGAAGCAGTGCAGAAAATTTCTGCCTTATCAACAGAGTTAGATGAGTTAAAAGAAAAAAATAGAAGCCGTGCGGCTGAAGTAGACCACTTACAAGAACAAATTAATTCCTTGAAAAAAGAAGTAGAAAGTAGTCGTATGGATGCGGCTTACTATGGCGAAACAAATGAAAAGACGGATGGAAATGGTGAGCAACATGGAGTCTTCTTCAGAATGTAA